The following are encoded together in the Desulfitobacterium chlororespirans DSM 11544 genome:
- a CDS encoding TVP38/TMEM64 family protein, producing MSMNEQRWSKKYRKRVVWAVIILAVIICLIVPPLRTGLGSVFILLSSMDISQVVEYIRSFGPWAAVVSFCLMLLQSVAAPLPAFLITFANAMIFGWWQGAILSWSSAMTGAAVCFWIARLLGRDTVEKLASKTALSSVDVFFRQYGKHTILICRLLPFVSFDLVSYAAGLTGMSFGGFFLATGIGQLPATLVYSYVGGMLTGGARLFVTALLILFALTVLIYLFRKIYHDRKREAADEK from the coding sequence ATGTCAATGAACGAACAAAGATGGTCGAAGAAATATCGGAAGCGGGTTGTTTGGGCAGTCATTATCCTGGCGGTGATCATTTGCTTGATTGTACCTCCCCTTAGGACCGGGCTTGGGTCAGTCTTCATTTTGCTTTCCTCAATGGACATCAGCCAGGTAGTGGAGTACATCCGCTCCTTCGGTCCTTGGGCGGCCGTTGTTTCCTTCTGCCTGATGCTCCTCCAGTCTGTGGCTGCTCCTCTTCCGGCCTTTCTGATTACCTTCGCCAACGCTATGATCTTCGGCTGGTGGCAGGGGGCCATCCTCTCCTGGTCCAGCGCCATGACCGGAGCGGCCGTCTGCTTTTGGATTGCCCGCCTTCTGGGGCGGGACACCGTGGAGAAGCTGGCCTCCAAGACAGCTCTGAGCAGCGTGGATGTATTTTTCAGGCAGTACGGAAAGCATACTATTCTTATCTGCCGTCTGCTTCCCTTCGTTTCTTTCGATTTGGTGAGCTATGCCGCAGGGTTGACAGGCATGAGTTTTGGGGGCTTTTTCCTGGCTACGGGCATCGGGCAGCTCCCTGCCACACTTGTGTACTCTTATGTGGGGGGGATGCTCACCGGAGGGGCCAGGCTCTTCGTCACCGCCCTGCTGATTCTCTTCGCCCTCACAGTTTTGATTTACCTATTCAGGAAGATTTATCATGATCGGAAAAGGGAAGCTGCGGATGAAAAATAG
- a CDS encoding rhodanese-like domain-containing protein: MRKLLSLTMCLLLSVSVLAGCTQATPASGGSPAPAADRAEANISWQYKTADETKAMLDAQESVIILDSRPDDMYTKGHIPGAYHVPSYPVDTPELEQVLKDAVPNLQGDDPIVIVCKSGNKGAKRAISFLQDQGIAPERLFILEGGGDGWKIPEYTTTVNDSAIPN; this comes from the coding sequence ATGAGAAAATTACTGTCCCTAACAATGTGCCTGCTTTTATCAGTATCCGTACTGGCAGGCTGTACTCAGGCAACACCTGCTAGTGGAGGTTCCCCAGCGCCTGCTGCCGATCGTGCAGAGGCCAACATCAGCTGGCAGTACAAGACCGCCGACGAGACCAAGGCTATGCTGGATGCTCAGGAGAGTGTCATCATTCTTGATAGCCGTCCGGATGACATGTATACTAAAGGTCATATTCCCGGTGCCTACCATGTGCCCAGCTATCCCGTGGATACTCCGGAGCTTGAACAGGTATTGAAAGATGCGGTGCCTAATCTCCAGGGTGATGACCCCATCGTGATCGTATGCAAAAGCGGCAACAAAGGGGCCAAACGGGCCATATCTTTCCTGCAGGATCAAGGGATTGCTCCCGAGCGCCTATTCATCCTGGAAGGTGGCGGTGATGGTTGGAAAATTCCCGAATACACGACCACTGTCAACGACTCTGCCATTCCTAATTAA
- a CDS encoding gamma-glutamyltransferase family protein has protein sequence MFYDPLYHPYPSKRSLSFASRGMVATSQGLAAQAGLDILKKGGNAIDAAIATAACLTVVEPTSNGMGGDAFALVWTKGRLHGLNASGTAPASLSGHDLIKAGHQEMPQYGWIPVTVPGAPAAWAALSERFGRLPLTEVLKPAIDYAEQGYPVSPVLGQNWQIAYTKYAQELKGEEYESWFKTFAPQGRAPFIGEIWRSPDHARSLAQIAESKAQAFYKGDLADRIDAFSQKYGGHLRKRDLEEYQPLWVDPIHLNYRGYDVWEIPPNGHGLVALMALNILKGFQFSAKDSIETYHKQIEAIKLAYVDGRKYIADPRSMEVKIGDLLSEGYALERRKLIGQTALLPEPGTPPKGGTVYLATADDEGNMVSMIQSNYMDFGSGLVVPGTGISLHNRGNNFSLDPHHANFLEPKKRPYHTIIPGFLTKDGSAVGPFGVMGGFMQPQGHVQVLMNTLDFHLNPQAALDAPRFLWVQDRHVQVERSLLSHIGDGLSRMGHEIEWSANTGLFGRGQMIWRNEHDVLVGATEPRTDGVVAAW, from the coding sequence ATGTTTTACGATCCCTTATATCATCCTTATCCTTCCAAGCGTTCCCTGAGCTTTGCCAGCCGGGGCATGGTGGCGACTTCCCAAGGCCTGGCCGCTCAAGCAGGTTTGGACATCCTCAAAAAAGGCGGAAATGCCATTGATGCGGCTATTGCTACTGCCGCTTGTTTAACTGTGGTTGAACCCACATCCAACGGCATGGGCGGCGATGCTTTTGCTCTCGTCTGGACTAAAGGCCGGCTTCATGGCCTGAATGCCAGCGGAACAGCCCCTGCTTCCCTTTCCGGCCATGACCTCATCAAAGCCGGACACCAAGAAATGCCCCAATACGGCTGGATTCCCGTGACGGTGCCGGGTGCGCCTGCAGCCTGGGCAGCCTTATCGGAACGCTTCGGCCGGCTGCCCCTGACTGAAGTCCTTAAACCGGCCATCGATTATGCTGAACAGGGCTATCCCGTCTCTCCCGTGCTGGGCCAGAACTGGCAGATAGCCTACACGAAATACGCCCAGGAGCTCAAGGGGGAGGAATATGAATCCTGGTTTAAGACCTTTGCTCCCCAAGGGCGCGCTCCTTTCATCGGCGAAATCTGGCGTTCCCCTGATCATGCCCGCTCTTTAGCCCAAATCGCGGAAAGCAAGGCCCAAGCTTTCTATAAAGGAGACTTAGCCGATCGGATCGATGCCTTCTCCCAAAAATACGGCGGCCATCTGCGCAAAAGGGATCTGGAAGAGTACCAACCCCTCTGGGTGGACCCCATCCATCTCAATTACCGGGGCTATGATGTCTGGGAAATCCCCCCTAACGGCCATGGCTTAGTCGCCCTGATGGCGCTTAATATCCTTAAAGGCTTCCAATTCTCGGCAAAGGACTCTATCGAGACCTATCATAAGCAAATTGAGGCCATTAAGCTGGCTTATGTGGATGGGCGCAAATATATTGCCGATCCCCGGAGTATGGAAGTCAAGATCGGCGATCTGCTCTCCGAAGGATATGCCCTGGAACGCCGCAAACTTATTGGCCAAACCGCCCTCCTCCCCGAACCGGGCACTCCGCCCAAAGGGGGAACTGTCTACCTCGCTACTGCCGATGATGAAGGAAACATGGTGTCCATGATTCAGAGCAATTATATGGATTTCGGCTCGGGCCTGGTGGTTCCCGGGACGGGGATCAGCCTCCATAACCGGGGCAATAATTTTTCCCTCGATCCCCACCATGCTAACTTTTTAGAACCTAAAAAACGCCCCTACCATACCATTATTCCCGGCTTCCTTACTAAAGACGGCAGCGCGGTAGGTCCTTTTGGGGTCATGGGCGGATTCATGCAGCCCCAGGGGCATGTTCAGGTGCTGATGAATACCCTCGACTTTCATCTCAATCCCCAAGCCGCCTTGGACGCTCCCCGTTTTCTCTGGGTCCAGGACCGCCATGTTCAGGTGGAGCGTTCCCTGCTTTCCCATATCGGGGACGGCCTCAGCCGTATGGGGCATGAGATCGAGTGGAGCGCCAATACCGGGCTCTTTGGGCGGGGACAGATGATCTGGCGCAATGAGCATGATGTCTTGGTCGGTGCCACCGAACCGCGAACTGATGGCGTCGTTGCCGCTTGGTAA
- a CDS encoding sensor histidine kinase: MKSMLRILGRYVGSAAGIALMLLILNAALFLLWVTGAKQENGNSYRVSVIADGLVKEGEEYTLADSARQAMSARYEWAMLLSDSGEILWSLNLPPELSRTYTVPEVASFTRWYLQDYPVYVWRHQDGLLVAGCPKGSVWKMGMELPQSIMDKTIFWIPIVLAANGLAAVLLALLLGLRLFRSMHTLVKGIEQMAAKQPVQLGTNGVLGDLAAALNQTSRELQRQEIALQKRDYARTSWIAGISHDIRTPLSMVMGYASQLEDNQELPRPVREQAGIVRQQSQRIKTLVNDLNLASKLEYDMQPLHQEEVLLAPLLRQIAADFLNGGLSRPYFLELDMDEPARQAKVLGDQELLRRAVYNLIQNSIRHNPQGCIIRIALHQERSRWVISVSDNGKGFDQELLDRLREEDSLTGMPSHGLGLTLVRQIARVHEGTTEFENLPEGGCRVVINLPPAS, from the coding sequence ATGAAAAGCATGCTGAGGATTTTGGGACGTTATGTGGGCAGCGCCGCCGGCATTGCGCTGATGCTGCTGATCCTGAATGCCGCTTTGTTTTTGCTGTGGGTGACCGGAGCTAAACAAGAAAACGGAAACTCTTACCGGGTTTCCGTCATTGCCGATGGCCTGGTCAAGGAGGGGGAAGAGTATACCCTTGCCGACAGTGCACGGCAAGCCATGAGTGCCCGCTATGAATGGGCCATGCTTCTGAGTGATTCAGGAGAAATCCTGTGGAGTCTGAATTTGCCCCCGGAGCTTTCCCGAACCTATACCGTCCCGGAAGTAGCCAGCTTCACCAGATGGTATCTGCAGGATTATCCCGTCTATGTCTGGCGTCATCAGGACGGGCTTCTGGTGGCGGGCTGCCCCAAGGGAAGCGTCTGGAAAATGGGCATGGAGCTGCCCCAAAGCATTATGGACAAAACCATCTTTTGGATACCCATCGTGCTGGCGGCCAATGGGCTGGCTGCCGTGCTGCTGGCCCTGCTGCTTGGCCTGCGCCTGTTCCGCTCCATGCACACCCTGGTGAAGGGGATTGAACAAATGGCGGCAAAGCAGCCGGTGCAGCTGGGGACCAACGGAGTTTTAGGGGACCTGGCCGCCGCTCTGAATCAAACCTCCCGGGAGCTGCAAAGGCAGGAGATAGCTCTGCAAAAAAGGGATTACGCACGAACCTCATGGATCGCCGGCATATCCCACGACATCCGCACTCCCCTATCCATGGTTATGGGCTATGCCAGCCAGCTGGAGGATAATCAGGAGCTTCCCCGGCCGGTCAGGGAGCAGGCGGGAATCGTGCGCCAGCAAAGCCAACGGATCAAGACCCTGGTCAACGATCTGAATCTGGCCTCTAAGCTGGAATACGATATGCAGCCCTTGCACCAAGAAGAGGTGCTCCTGGCGCCCTTGCTGCGTCAGATTGCCGCTGATTTTTTAAACGGAGGGCTTTCCCGGCCCTATTTCCTTGAATTAGATATGGACGAACCAGCCCGGCAGGCTAAAGTCCTGGGGGATCAGGAGCTGCTCAGACGTGCTGTCTATAATCTGATCCAAAACAGCATCCGGCATAATCCCCAAGGTTGTATTATCCGCATTGCCCTTCATCAGGAAAGATCCCGCTGGGTCATCTCAGTCTCCGATAACGGCAAGGGCTTTGACCAAGAGCTTCTGGACCGGCTCAGGGAGGAGGACTCTTTGACCGGGATGCCAAGCCATGGCCTGGGGCTGACCCTTGTCCGGCAGATAGCAAGGGTTCATGAGGGGACCACGGAGTTTGAAAATCTGCCGGAAGGAGGGTGCCGGGTAGTGATCAATCTGCCGCCGGCCTCCTAG
- a CDS encoding response regulator transcription factor, whose protein sequence is MNTIFDCKLLLVDDEPDLRGMLVEILQKEGFQRVRTAASCQQAKELFQTEQPQVVILDVSLPDGDGFSLMAELRSFSAVPVLFLSARDEDESRLLGLGLGADDYITKPFLPRELLLRLKAVLTRTYFPPILRQSKKPLFHLGEAVVDLNSALVTRPEGQMTLTAKEYTLLAKLYENRGNIVTGDSLCRTAWGDDLYGYENTLMVHIRRLREKIEPEPSSPCYLLTVRGLGYKLTGVVEK, encoded by the coding sequence ATGAACACAATTTTTGACTGCAAACTTTTGTTAGTGGATGATGAGCCGGATCTGCGCGGGATGCTGGTGGAGATTCTCCAAAAAGAAGGCTTTCAGCGCGTCCGGACAGCAGCCAGCTGCCAACAAGCCAAAGAGCTGTTCCAAACAGAACAGCCCCAGGTTGTGATTTTGGATGTCTCCTTGCCCGATGGCGACGGCTTTTCATTGATGGCTGAATTGAGAAGCTTTTCGGCGGTGCCGGTGCTGTTTCTGTCGGCGCGGGATGAGGATGAGAGCCGCTTGCTGGGCTTGGGGCTTGGTGCCGACGATTATATTACCAAGCCTTTTCTGCCGCGGGAACTGCTGCTGCGGCTCAAGGCTGTGCTGACACGAACCTATTTTCCCCCCATCCTGCGGCAGAGCAAGAAACCCCTCTTCCACCTGGGGGAAGCGGTGGTAGATCTGAACAGCGCCCTGGTAACCCGTCCCGAGGGTCAGATGACCCTGACCGCCAAAGAGTACACTTTATTGGCAAAGCTGTATGAAAACAGGGGCAACATCGTCACCGGGGACAGTCTGTGCCGGACGGCCTGGGGGGATGATCTGTACGGGTATGAGAATACGCTGATGGTGCACATCCGCCGCCTGCGGGAAAAAATAGAGCCGGAGCCCTCTTCTCCCTGCTATCTCCTCACAGTGCGGGGTTTAGGATACAAGCTGACCGGGGTGGTGGAAAAATGA
- a CDS encoding ABC transporter ATP-binding protein, which yields MADIIKTQGLCKHYGKTPGVSDLDLSVAEGAVYGFLGPNGAGKSTTLKMILGLVKPTAGSITVFGKTMNHRSRMSILKDVGSLIESPSYYGHLSGYENLRIIATLKGTPEKDIGRVLQIVRLENQKNKKTNQYSLGMKQRLGLACALLGNPRLLILDEPTNGLDPAGIQEMRELIRSLPKEYGITVLVSSHLLSEIEQMATNLGIISRGRLVFQSSLGALHQKSSPGIAIRTLDNHRAAAVLGEQGIAVQSQQDYLLLPAFEDGELSRLTLNLCEEKVGVVRIEQREKSLEDIFLELTGSAVSL from the coding sequence ATGGCTGATATTATCAAAACACAGGGTCTGTGTAAGCACTATGGCAAGACGCCGGGAGTCAGTGATTTGGATCTGTCGGTTGCGGAGGGAGCCGTCTACGGTTTTCTTGGACCCAACGGCGCCGGCAAATCAACAACACTTAAAATGATTCTGGGACTGGTTAAGCCCACCGCCGGCAGCATTACGGTATTCGGCAAAACCATGAATCACCGCAGCCGCATGTCCATTCTCAAGGATGTGGGCTCTTTAATTGAGTCCCCCAGCTATTATGGCCATTTAAGCGGCTATGAAAATCTCCGCATTATTGCCACCCTCAAAGGCACTCCGGAAAAAGACATCGGGCGGGTTCTGCAGATTGTCCGGCTGGAAAACCAAAAAAACAAAAAGACCAATCAATATTCTCTGGGCATGAAGCAGCGTTTGGGGCTGGCCTGCGCCCTTTTGGGCAATCCCCGGCTTTTAATTCTGGATGAACCTACCAACGGACTTGATCCCGCCGGGATTCAGGAAATGCGGGAGCTGATCCGTTCCCTGCCCAAGGAGTACGGTATCACAGTTCTGGTCTCTAGCCATTTGCTCAGTGAGATCGAGCAAATGGCGACCAATCTGGGCATCATCAGCAGGGGCCGGCTTGTTTTTCAAAGCAGCTTAGGGGCCCTGCACCAAAAAAGCAGCCCCGGCATAGCCATCCGCACTTTGGATAATCACCGGGCTGCCGCTGTTCTGGGGGAGCAAGGTATTGCTGTGCAGAGCCAGCAGGATTACCTGCTCCTCCCAGCCTTTGAGGATGGGGAATTATCCCGTTTAACTCTGAACCTGTGTGAAGAGAAGGTAGGGGTCGTGCGGATTGAACAGCGCGAAAAAAGCCTGGAAGATATCTTCCTGGAACTGACGGGATCGGCGGTGAGTTTATGA
- a CDS encoding ABC transporter permease, with translation MRNALSVEFGKTRHRKIWLIVAALLGFQLLWFFWGLKHMDAGKLQQGWLLCLYQFPVLNAIILPVVTAVVASRLSDVEHKGQTFRLLNTVMPAGKLFDAKFLCGAFYLLAIVIIQVVAMLLAGYVKGFTESPPLPQLGYYLLFTSWVTLTLLLLQQTLSLLCSNQMIPLSLGLLGGFAGLFIMYLPPQFAKLIPWGYYGVLMQVGMNWDRETRISDFYWTDIDWPGFLTIIAAFLLFYSGGRALFRRREV, from the coding sequence ATGAGAAACGCCCTGTCCGTCGAATTCGGAAAGACCCGGCACCGCAAGATTTGGCTGATTGTGGCCGCCTTGCTGGGCTTTCAGCTGCTCTGGTTCTTCTGGGGGTTAAAGCATATGGACGCCGGGAAGCTGCAGCAGGGCTGGCTGCTCTGTCTGTACCAGTTTCCTGTGCTCAATGCCATTATCCTGCCGGTGGTCACAGCCGTTGTGGCCTCCCGGCTCAGCGATGTGGAGCATAAAGGGCAGACCTTCAGGCTTTTAAATACGGTCATGCCGGCGGGAAAATTGTTTGATGCCAAATTTCTCTGCGGTGCCTTCTATCTTCTTGCCATCGTTATTATACAGGTCGTGGCTATGCTTTTAGCCGGCTACGTTAAAGGTTTTACAGAATCTCCTCCCCTCCCCCAGCTGGGATACTACCTTCTGTTCACCTCCTGGGTGACTCTCACCCTTTTGCTGCTTCAGCAGACTTTATCCTTGCTGTGCAGCAATCAGATGATCCCTCTTTCCCTGGGATTGCTGGGGGGCTTCGCCGGGCTTTTCATCATGTATCTCCCCCCGCAATTTGCCAAGCTGATTCCCTGGGGCTATTACGGGGTGTTGATGCAGGTGGGGATGAATTGGGACCGGGAAACACGGATCAGTGATTTTTATTGGACGGATATCGACTGGCCGGGATTCCTGACCATCATAGCCGCCTTCCTGCTGTTCTATAGCGGCGGGCGTGCCCTATTCAGGAGAAGGGAGGTCTGA
- a CDS encoding ABC transporter permease yields MFGRALRAEGMKLRHSPVWLAFILLPMLPALIGTFNYLQNIGILQDGWYSLWTQHTLFSCYFFLPAIIGVYCSYLYRLEHLNHNWNSVMTMPIPVSYFFLAKLCIASAMVILTQVWTGVLYLLSGKLAGLSSPVPGQFSEWLLTGAAGAITICAVQLCLSLMIRSFAVPVGLALMGGIAGLGMLAKGYGVFFPYSLLSLGMRANQPGGPMQCALEHFLLSCTLYVLACVLWAALWMKRRDVHTG; encoded by the coding sequence ATGTTTGGCCGCGCTCTCAGAGCTGAAGGAATGAAGCTGCGCCACAGTCCCGTCTGGCTGGCCTTTATCCTGCTGCCTATGCTGCCCGCTTTGATCGGAACCTTTAACTATCTGCAGAATATCGGTATTTTACAGGATGGATGGTACAGCCTCTGGACCCAGCACACTTTGTTTTCCTGCTATTTCTTTCTTCCCGCCATTATTGGTGTATACTGCTCCTATCTCTACCGGCTGGAGCATCTGAACCACAACTGGAACTCGGTTATGACCATGCCCATTCCGGTGAGCTATTTCTTTCTCGCCAAGCTGTGCATCGCCTCGGCTATGGTCATCTTAACCCAGGTTTGGACGGGGGTATTGTACCTTTTGTCGGGAAAGCTGGCGGGGCTGTCTTCCCCGGTTCCCGGACAATTTTCGGAATGGCTGCTGACCGGCGCTGCGGGAGCCATCACCATCTGCGCCGTACAGCTCTGTCTATCCCTGATGATCCGCAGCTTTGCCGTGCCGGTGGGACTGGCCCTGATGGGCGGTATTGCCGGACTGGGCATGCTTGCCAAAGGGTATGGGGTCTTCTTCCCTTATTCCCTTTTAAGCCTTGGCATGCGTGCTAATCAGCCTGGGGGACCTATGCAGTGCGCTCTAGAACACTTTCTCCTGAGCTGTACCCTCTATGTCCTTGCTTGCGTACTGTGGGCCGCGCTCTGGATGAAGCGGCGCGATGTTCACACCGGCTGA
- a CDS encoding type II toxin-antitoxin system Phd/YefM family antitoxin, which translates to MIIKPTSSLRTELGEITKICKEKAEPVYLTKNGEGELVIMSIAAYEHREAMLDLRTKLLEAEKQRLNGAPSYTSDEVREYIRRLHNDQV; encoded by the coding sequence ATGATTATAAAGCCCACCTCTTCACTGAGAACGGAACTTGGGGAAATTACTAAAATATGCAAGGAGAAGGCCGAACCTGTTTATCTGACCAAAAATGGTGAGGGTGAATTGGTTATTATGAGCATAGCTGCTTACGAGCACAGGGAAGCTATGTTAGATCTGAGGACTAAGCTATTAGAAGCCGAAAAGCAGCGTCTTAATGGCGCACCGAGCTATACCTCAGATGAAGTGAGGGAATATATAAGGCGTCTTCACAATGATCAAGTATAA
- a CDS encoding type II toxin-antitoxin system RelE/ParE family toxin → MIKYKVTLLQVARDDIGEIFIYIAADNPESALEISEKIIEKIDLLAEFPYAGKIVPDSALAKQEYRMLTVSNYIIFYKVIDNEVIVYRILHGMRDYPGLFNGPL, encoded by the coding sequence ATGATCAAGTATAAAGTCACTCTATTGCAAGTGGCCCGTGATGACATTGGCGAGATATTCATATATATTGCGGCAGACAATCCAGAATCGGCCTTGGAAATATCGGAGAAGATTATTGAGAAAATTGACTTATTGGCAGAATTTCCGTATGCGGGGAAAATCGTACCTGACAGTGCATTAGCTAAGCAGGAATACAGGATGCTCACTGTCAGCAACTATATAATTTTTTACAAAGTCATTGATAATGAGGTTATCGTATATAGGATTCTTCATGGAATGCGCGATTATCCCGGCTTATTCAACGGGCCGTTATAA
- a CDS encoding vitamin B12 dependent-methionine synthase activation domain-containing protein, which yields MAEAGSFAVLVPEVTIEELFTAQGADLSRRSPRQDMVDLNMKLLAEAKELAKVSIIWQEAKVLGSEQQEIYLEGGLTLRGSLLPKVLGPADSVVLFAMTIGEGIDERVKEYTHQGKTLEAFIMDAAGSAILAKAAYHAISELAGLYKEKQLDTTFSLGPGHSYWKGLEDVRTIIDYLKGEQIGISLTESNLMLPKKSIAMVMGVGSNLPDFKGKTHCDFCHLKGNCTMRELGANNC from the coding sequence ATGGCAGAAGCAGGATCCTTTGCGGTTTTGGTGCCTGAGGTAACCATAGAAGAGCTGTTTACTGCACAGGGCGCCGATTTGAGCCGGCGCTCGCCGAGGCAGGACATGGTCGATTTAAACATGAAGCTATTGGCGGAAGCCAAGGAATTAGCAAAGGTCAGCATCATCTGGCAGGAAGCCAAAGTGCTGGGTTCGGAGCAGCAGGAGATTTATCTTGAGGGTGGACTTACGTTAAGAGGCAGCTTATTGCCTAAGGTGTTAGGCCCGGCAGATAGTGTGGTTCTGTTTGCTATGACCATCGGGGAAGGGATAGATGAACGGGTCAAGGAATACACCCATCAAGGCAAAACCCTGGAAGCCTTTATCATGGATGCGGCCGGATCAGCCATCCTGGCCAAAGCGGCCTATCATGCTATTTCCGAGCTCGCAGGACTTTATAAAGAAAAGCAGCTGGATACCACGTTTTCTTTAGGCCCTGGGCATTCTTACTGGAAAGGGCTCGAAGATGTAAGAACGATTATTGATTACCTGAAAGGGGAGCAGATTGGCATCAGCCTGACAGAGTCCAACCTTATGCTGCCCAAAAAGTCCATTGCCATGGTCATGGGAGTGGGCAGCAACTTACCGGACTTCAAAGGTAAAACCCATTGCGATTTTTGCCATCTTAAGGGAAACTGCACGATGCGGGAGCTTGGCGCCAATAATTGCTGA
- a CDS encoding ASKHA domain-containing protein, with product MKEVRIVFQPGEISVPVAAGTTIMEAMNRSGLGEDFPCGGRGKCGKCRVKVREGREDFTAIDEDHLTAQELAEGVRLACATKINRDMMIEIQSPKKLQHHILIDSAERPFHIHPHLVKVFAEIAQPSLSEHKSDWQRLQESLAGLGCSVHDLQAPLSVLRRLPDTLRESANRVTTVVYGSQVLGVEQGDTTGTLLGMAFDIGTTTIVGYLLDLNSGKELEVVSTLNPQAQYGGDVISRITFAGKEEKGLETLHQAVTGAMNKLIGEAVDKAGVNRNQLYGISVAANTTMHHLFLGITPRTIGMSPYVSAINQGLVVAPGELGLEINKAGRVFVLPNIAGFVGADTTAVLLAAELEKRDHVTLILDIGTNGEIVLGSKDRMVACSAAAGPAFEGAQITSGMRGADGAIDHISFDDGLSYTVIGNGRPIGICGSALLDGVAGFVELGMINKRGKFLEPEKLTHPGALKLKDRLIKYEETWAFQLVEAGQTRHGRPILITQNDIRELQLAKGAIAAGVRILQEAMGIVCDDIKEVLLAGAFGNYLNPHSACVIGLIPRELESRIKTIGNAAGNGAKIALLSAQEFSRAKDLAGGVSFVELGSYPGFNTIFAQNTYFKLD from the coding sequence TTGAAAGAAGTCAGGATAGTGTTCCAACCTGGGGAGATCAGCGTGCCGGTGGCTGCCGGCACCACCATCATGGAAGCCATGAACCGGTCGGGACTGGGGGAGGATTTCCCTTGCGGAGGCAGGGGGAAATGTGGAAAATGCCGGGTAAAGGTTAGGGAGGGACGGGAAGATTTTACGGCGATTGATGAAGATCATTTGACAGCTCAGGAGTTGGCGGAAGGCGTTCGCTTAGCCTGTGCCACCAAAATAAACAGAGACATGATGATCGAGATTCAGAGTCCCAAAAAGCTGCAGCATCATATTCTGATTGATTCTGCAGAGAGACCGTTTCATATTCATCCCCACCTGGTCAAGGTATTTGCGGAAATTGCCCAGCCCTCCCTCAGCGAGCATAAGTCAGACTGGCAGCGCTTGCAGGAAAGCCTGGCCGGGCTTGGCTGCAGTGTCCATGATTTGCAGGCCCCTCTCTCCGTGCTCCGCCGGCTGCCGGACACCCTAAGAGAGTCCGCCAACCGGGTGACAACCGTAGTGTATGGTTCTCAGGTCTTGGGAGTAGAGCAGGGAGATACAACCGGGACTCTGTTGGGAATGGCTTTTGATATCGGAACGACGACCATTGTAGGGTATCTGCTGGATTTAAATTCGGGCAAAGAGCTTGAAGTGGTATCGACCCTTAATCCCCAGGCCCAATATGGGGGGGATGTCATATCCCGGATAACCTTTGCCGGCAAAGAGGAAAAGGGGCTGGAGACCCTGCACCAAGCCGTAACAGGGGCTATGAACAAGCTGATCGGTGAAGCGGTTGACAAGGCGGGGGTGAACAGAAATCAGCTTTACGGAATTTCGGTGGCAGCCAATACCACCATGCATCACCTTTTCCTGGGGATAACCCCCCGGACCATTGGCATGTCGCCCTATGTTTCCGCCATTAACCAGGGGCTTGTGGTGGCTCCTGGGGAGCTGGGTCTGGAAATCAATAAGGCCGGCCGGGTTTTCGTCCTGCCCAATATCGCCGGCTTTGTGGGTGCGGACACTACGGCTGTTCTGTTAGCCGCCGAGCTGGAGAAAAGGGATCATGTTACCCTGATTTTGGATATTGGCACCAATGGGGAGATTGTCTTAGGTTCCAAAGACCGGATGGTGGCCTGCTCCGCGGCAGCTGGTCCGGCTTTTGAAGGAGCCCAGATCACCAGCGGCATGCGAGGCGCCGACGGGGCGATTGATCATATCTCCTTTGACGATGGTTTGAGCTATACGGTCATTGGCAACGGGCGCCCCATAGGAATCTGCGGTTCCGCTCTTCTCGACGGAGTAGCCGGCTTCGTGGAGCTGGGCATGATCAATAAACGGGGTAAATTTTTGGAGCCTGAAAAACTTACCCATCCCGGCGCCCTTAAATTAAAGGACAGACTTATTAAATATGAAGAGACCTGGGCCTTTCAATTGGTTGAAGCCGGTCAAACCCGCCATGGCCGACCGATTTTGATTACTCAGAACGATATTCGCGAGCTTCAGCTGGCCAAAGGGGCTATTGCAGCCGGTGTGAGGATTTTGCAGGAGGCCATGGGCATCGTGTGTGATGATATTAAGGAAGTGCTGCTGGCCGGAGCTTTTGGCAATTATCTCAATCCCCACAGTGCCTGTGTGATCGGCTTAATTCCCCGGGAGCTGGAGAGCCGGATCAAGACCATCGGCAATGCGGCAGGAAATGGGGCGAAAATTGCCTTGCTTTCTGCCCAGGAGTTTTCGCGAGCCAAGGATCTGGCCGGAGGGGTTTCCTTTGTTGAACTGGGCAGCTATCCGGGATTCAACACTATTTTTGCGCAAAACACCTATTTTAAGTTGGATTGA